The proteins below are encoded in one region of Reichenbachiella sp. 5M10:
- a CDS encoding beta-ketoacyl synthase encodes MNVYVTGIGVVSALGIGVEANLRALQTGTTGIESCETRKGSALKGRLKKSDVELKNILGLELESQVPRTALLAMLASREAWGDSVVDSMLKTGLINGTTTGGMDLSERYFASLYLEDDASQIQQLMTHDLGTVTHLVNSQFGIKEYVNTISTACSSAANAIMLGARMIQAGILDRVLVGGTDALTDFTVDGFGSLMIYDKEHCRPFDEGRVGLNLGEGAGFLLLENEKSIKVSGHKKLGLCQGWANTNDAYHQTGTSPAGDGAALAMLEALELADLRPQDIDYLNAHGTATRNNDDSELSAIDRVFEGVELDFSSTKAHTGHTLAAAGGIEAVYSILSLMHGCVFPTLNWKNKMVASERTPVVAYRKKEIQTVMSNSFGFGGNSTSLIFSKV; translated from the coding sequence ATGAATGTATACGTGACAGGGATCGGTGTAGTGTCAGCCTTGGGCATAGGTGTGGAGGCAAACCTCCGTGCCCTGCAGACAGGTACTACAGGTATCGAGAGTTGTGAGACCCGCAAGGGGTCTGCGCTCAAAGGCCGTCTCAAAAAGTCAGATGTAGAACTTAAGAATATTTTGGGGCTTGAGCTGGAGTCTCAAGTGCCTCGTACGGCATTGCTGGCCATGCTAGCGAGTCGCGAAGCTTGGGGAGACTCAGTGGTCGATTCTATGTTGAAAACAGGGCTCATCAACGGCACTACGACAGGAGGAATGGATCTGAGTGAGCGATATTTTGCTTCGCTATATTTGGAAGACGATGCGTCACAAATTCAGCAGTTGATGACCCATGACTTGGGGACTGTCACACACCTAGTCAACAGTCAGTTTGGTATCAAAGAATACGTCAATACTATCTCTACGGCATGCTCTTCGGCAGCCAATGCCATCATGCTAGGTGCACGGATGATTCAGGCTGGCATACTAGATCGTGTGCTGGTAGGTGGTACAGATGCACTGACGGATTTTACTGTGGATGGATTTGGCTCATTGATGATTTATGACAAGGAGCACTGTCGTCCATTTGACGAAGGTCGCGTCGGATTGAATCTCGGTGAAGGAGCAGGGTTTCTGCTGTTGGAAAACGAAAAAAGTATAAAAGTATCCGGGCATAAGAAATTGGGATTATGCCAAGGTTGGGCCAATACCAATGATGCCTACCACCAGACAGGGACTTCTCCTGCTGGGGATGGAGCTGCATTGGCGATGCTGGAAGCACTCGAATTGGCAGATTTGCGCCCCCAGGATATCGACTATCTCAATGCTCATGGCACAGCGACACGCAACAACGACGATTCGGAATTGAGTGCTATTGATCGTGTGTTCGAAGGGGTAGAGTTGGATTTTAGTTCGACCAAAGCTCATACAGGGCATACCCTAGCAGCGGCTGGTGGGATCGAAGCGGTCTATTCGATATTGAGCCTCATGCACGGCTGTGTGTTCCCAACGCTCAATTGGAAGAACAAGATGGTCGCGAGTGAGCGAACTCCAGTTGTTGCATACCGCAAAAAGGAGATACAGACGGTCATGTCTAATTCTTTTGGGTTTGGAGGCAACAGTACCTCATTGATATTTTCTAAAGTATGA
- a CDS encoding phosphopantetheine-binding protein: protein MDLKLELKEKLIEQLNLEEVTPEEIKDDAPLFGEGLGLDSIDALEIIVILDNSYNLKVGNPEEAKEIFHSINSLAKYIEENQA, encoded by the coding sequence ATGGATTTAAAATTAGAACTGAAAGAAAAGTTAATAGAGCAGTTGAATCTGGAAGAGGTGACTCCTGAGGAGATCAAAGACGATGCCCCTTTGTTTGGAGAAGGGTTAGGGTTGGATTCGATTGATGCTCTCGAAATCATTGTGATTCTGGACAATAGTTATAATCTCAAAGTAGGCAACCCAGAGGAAGCCAAGGAGATTTTTCATTCTATCAATAGCCTAGCCAAATACATCGAAGAGAATCAAGCCTGA
- a CDS encoding 3-oxoacyl-ACP synthase, translating to MGVQKIYISWTKDDWQIDGQSQPEPAHDGTLKGRLSAMYKWLKLDYPKFHKMDNLSKMGVLGVEMVRSKMDLSRFGEDDLALHFQNASASLDTDWAHQQNINEGKAASPANFVYTLPNIVLGEIAIRNKWYGENLFLLKDCFDLEQWMKTNQVWFAQNKAKAVIGGWVEVLQEEFELQLYLVEKE from the coding sequence ATGGGAGTACAGAAAATATACATCAGTTGGACCAAGGACGATTGGCAAATCGACGGTCAATCACAGCCTGAACCTGCACATGACGGTACCCTGAAGGGACGGCTATCGGCGATGTACAAATGGCTGAAATTAGATTATCCTAAATTTCACAAAATGGACAACCTGTCCAAAATGGGTGTGTTAGGAGTAGAGATGGTTCGCTCTAAAATGGATTTGTCCCGCTTTGGCGAAGACGACTTGGCATTGCATTTTCAAAATGCATCTGCGAGCCTTGATACTGACTGGGCACATCAGCAAAATATCAATGAAGGAAAAGCCGCTAGCCCCGCCAATTTTGTATATACATTGCCTAATATTGTGTTGGGCGAAATAGCCATTCGCAACAAATGGTACGGGGAAAACCTGTTTTTGTTGAAGGATTGTTTTGACCTAGAGCAGTGGATGAAAACCAATCAAGTGTGGTTTGCCCAAAACAAAGCCAAGGCTGTAATCGGTGGCTGGGTGGAAGTCCTGCAGGAGGAGTTTGAGTTACAATTGTACCTTGTAGAAAAGGAATAA
- a CDS encoding beta-ketoacyl synthase N-terminal-like domain-containing protein, whose amino-acid sequence MSYIGAANIISPLGDTVAKNFEAMHKGESSLKVHSEVSFAPLNVPVGVMTDIMHRDGLTKLESLAVQTCQQSMSQIKEMTGKWLLIFCTTKGDIDRLATGLSKEVRPQHVAEVVAQHLSVPLDVEVVSNACISGLLGVVMAHDYVETETYDHVLVLGGDVFSEFTCKGFESFMALSDEACKPFDAHRTGLSLGEAVVSAVVSRQSTLFAGQPKRVLGGATANDANHISGPSRTGEGLYRAIQKACKQSGVMPEEIDAVSAHGTATRYNDDMESIAFHRSGLANKPVQSMKGYFGHTLGAAGLLELVVSMHAMDVGVMLKSLGCEEPGTTEKINVVLDHTEMAIDMLLKTTSGFGGCNAAAIIQKM is encoded by the coding sequence ATGAGTTACATAGGAGCTGCAAATATCATTTCTCCACTTGGAGACACAGTCGCCAAGAATTTTGAGGCGATGCACAAGGGAGAATCTTCTCTGAAGGTTCACAGCGAGGTGAGTTTTGCTCCTTTGAATGTCCCTGTGGGAGTCATGACGGATATCATGCATAGGGATGGGCTTACGAAGTTGGAGTCTTTGGCCGTGCAAACTTGCCAGCAAAGTATGTCTCAAATCAAAGAGATGACTGGGAAATGGCTTTTGATCTTTTGTACGACCAAAGGTGATATCGATCGTTTGGCAACTGGGCTGAGCAAAGAGGTGCGACCACAGCATGTTGCTGAAGTGGTGGCCCAGCATCTGTCAGTACCTCTGGATGTAGAGGTCGTATCCAATGCTTGTATTTCGGGTTTGCTCGGTGTAGTGATGGCACATGATTATGTGGAGACGGAGACTTATGACCATGTGCTGGTGCTAGGAGGCGATGTATTTTCGGAGTTCACCTGCAAAGGTTTTGAATCTTTCATGGCATTGAGTGATGAGGCTTGCAAGCCTTTTGATGCCCATCGAACGGGGCTTTCATTGGGAGAGGCTGTAGTGAGTGCTGTAGTGTCTAGGCAATCGACTCTTTTTGCAGGACAACCAAAAAGAGTTTTGGGTGGAGCGACGGCCAATGATGCCAATCATATATCGGGCCCATCACGAACGGGTGAAGGTTTGTATCGCGCAATCCAAAAGGCATGCAAACAGTCGGGAGTGATGCCAGAAGAAATCGATGCAGTTTCTGCTCATGGAACTGCTACTCGCTACAACGATGACATGGAATCCATCGCTTTCCACAGAAGTGGCTTGGCCAACAAACCTGTACAGAGTATGAAGGGGTACTTTGGACATACACTAGGGGCAGCGGGTCTTCTTGAATTGGTAGTGTCTATGCATGCAATGGATGTGGGGGTGATGCTGAAAAGTTTGGGTTGTGAAGAGCCAGGTACGACAGAAAAAATCAATGTGGTACTAGATCATACGGAAATGGCCATAGATATGCTGCTCAAGACAACTTCGGGATTTGGAGGGTGCAATGCTGCAGCGATCATTCAAAAAATGTGA
- a CDS encoding thioesterase family protein — protein MEYIEESISVRARFSEVDAMGVVWHGNYLKYFEDGRERLGECCGMSYMNIASHGFFVPIVKVAIDYKSPITFGENIRITCRLIKSRSAKLIHEYEVWNLETDRISCKGRTEQVFLHAENKELELSYPEFYTEWMNQVDWIEG, from the coding sequence ATGGAATATATCGAAGAGAGTATATCGGTGAGAGCAAGGTTTTCGGAAGTGGACGCGATGGGTGTCGTTTGGCACGGCAACTATCTCAAGTATTTTGAAGACGGCCGTGAGAGACTTGGAGAGTGCTGCGGCATGTCCTATATGAATATTGCGTCGCACGGATTTTTTGTGCCGATCGTCAAAGTAGCGATTGACTACAAGTCTCCGATCACTTTTGGGGAGAACATTCGAATCACCTGCCGCTTGATTAAAAGCAGATCCGCCAAACTCATCCATGAGTACGAGGTATGGAACCTGGAAACAGATCGAATTAGTTGCAAAGGGCGTACTGAACAGGTGTTTTTGCATGCGGAAAACAAAGAATTAGAATTGTCCTATCCGGAGTTTTATACCGAGTGGATGAACCAGGTTGATTGGATAGAGGGATGA
- a CDS encoding 3-hydroxyacyl-ACP dehydratase, translating into MKALINRDRITEYIPQKAPIVMIDELLTCTDVEVISQLEVREDNMFVYEGEMTESGLIENIAQTVAAKAGYECHQQQIPVPLGFIGAVSKVSIVQRPKVGSKIRTTVTIKNDVMGIMIISGSSEEDGQPLAHCEMKIMIQQG; encoded by the coding sequence ATGAAAGCACTAATCAACCGAGACCGAATCACTGAATATATCCCTCAGAAAGCTCCTATCGTCATGATCGATGAACTCTTGACGTGTACAGATGTGGAAGTGATCTCTCAGCTAGAGGTGAGGGAGGACAATATGTTTGTGTATGAGGGAGAGATGACTGAATCCGGGTTGATTGAGAATATTGCTCAGACAGTAGCTGCCAAAGCTGGGTATGAGTGTCACCAGCAGCAAATACCAGTTCCTTTGGGATTTATCGGTGCGGTCAGCAAAGTCTCAATAGTACAGCGCCCCAAGGTGGGTAGTAAAATTCGTACTACCGTGACGATCAAAAATGACGTGATGGGGATCATGATCATCTCAGGCAGTAGTGAGGAGGATGGTCAGCCTTTGGCCCACTGTGAAATGAAAATTATGATCCAACAAGGGTGA
- a CDS encoding lysophospholipid acyltransferase family protein — protein MTKWTGRTKGSLLGYQIIVWTLKFSNIHAAYLLLKVVSYYYFLFSAGPKEALVDFYAKTLKLSRKESLPVIRRNFSELAHSLLDKIAFAAGKKKLFSYTQQGEEDLLSMANEGKGLILISGHYGNWDIAGQLLNSFDRKINILMYDNEHEKIKEFLSRQGAQSYEVIVQGEGLGHLIKIYEVLKRGEILCMHADRFMTGAPTYDLDFFDQKALFPSGPFQLVSKLKAPFAFVFAHKQSKFNYHFTAHVPEVDRKKPEEIAQHFAAALEQKVREIPDHWFNYYNFFHHS, from the coding sequence ATGACGAAATGGACTGGACGTACGAAGGGTAGCCTACTGGGTTATCAAATCATTGTATGGACACTTAAATTTTCGAATATTCATGCGGCTTACTTGTTGTTGAAAGTCGTTTCTTATTATTATTTCTTGTTTTCTGCAGGGCCCAAAGAGGCCCTTGTTGATTTCTACGCTAAGACACTGAAGCTTTCGCGAAAAGAGTCCTTGCCAGTCATTCGTAGAAATTTCTCCGAACTTGCCCACTCACTTCTTGACAAAATTGCTTTTGCCGCAGGCAAAAAGAAGCTATTTAGCTATACTCAGCAGGGTGAAGAAGACTTGCTCAGTATGGCCAACGAAGGAAAGGGGCTCATCCTCATTTCGGGGCATTATGGCAATTGGGATATCGCTGGCCAATTGCTCAATTCATTTGATCGTAAGATCAACATACTTATGTATGACAATGAGCACGAAAAAATCAAAGAGTTTTTGTCTAGACAAGGAGCGCAGAGTTATGAGGTGATTGTGCAAGGAGAAGGGCTTGGCCACTTGATAAAGATTTATGAAGTGTTGAAGCGAGGAGAGATCTTGTGTATGCATGCTGATCGATTCATGACTGGTGCGCCGACTTATGATCTTGATTTTTTTGACCAAAAAGCATTGTTTCCTTCGGGACCTTTTCAGCTTGTCTCCAAATTAAAAGCTCCTTTCGCCTTTGTATTTGCTCACAAACAAAGCAAATTTAATTATCATTTCACTGCACATGTGCCAGAAGTCGACCGAAAGAAACCTGAAGAAATTGCACAGCATTTTGCAGCTGCTTTGGAGCAGAAGGTAAGGGAGATTCCTGACCATTGGTTCAATTATTATAACTTTTTTCATCATTCATGA
- a CDS encoding phosphopantetheine-binding protein, translating to MSREEVVETVNGFLAEEFEVEVDTLDPNGVLHETLDLDSLDYVDLVVVIESHFGFKVTGEDFKSISTLNDFYDFIVNKHEHA from the coding sequence ATGAGTAGAGAAGAAGTAGTAGAAACTGTAAATGGTTTTTTGGCGGAGGAGTTTGAAGTGGAGGTTGATACTCTTGATCCTAACGGTGTTTTGCACGAAACCCTCGATTTGGATAGCTTAGACTATGTCGATTTGGTCGTGGTGATCGAAAGTCACTTCGGATTCAAAGTGACAGGTGAGGATTTTAAATCTATCAGTACGCTCAACGATTTTTACGACTTTATAGTCAACAAGCACGAGCATGCCTAA
- a CDS encoding beta-ketoacyl synthase — MRVVISGYGIYSCIGKNVAEVTESLKEGRSGIGLDMERKPFGYRSCLTGIIEEPDLKKDLSRRARLGMSEEARYAYVSTKEALEMAGITQDYLDNNRAGILFGNDSTAGAVTEAVDTIRAKKDTMLVGSGSIFQSMNSTVNMNLATIFKLRGVNFTISAACASGSHAIGVGYHLIKSGLEDMIICGGAQEVNLYAFGSFDGLGVFSMREDEPAKSSRPFDKDRDGLITSGGAATVVLESLESAQRRGATILGEVTGYGFSSNGDHISNPNTEGQVDSISRALKMADISAKEIDYVNAHATSTPKGDMFEAQAIFDVFGGKTPVSSTKSMTGHECWMAGASEIVYCMIMMRNGFIAPNINFENPDEVSRNLNIIAESKNANLNTIASNSFGFGGTNSTLIIKKYE; from the coding sequence ATGAGAGTGGTGATCAGTGGATATGGAATTTATTCTTGTATAGGAAAAAACGTAGCGGAGGTGACCGAATCTCTTAAGGAAGGGAGAAGTGGGATTGGGTTGGATATGGAACGAAAGCCGTTTGGTTATCGGTCTTGCTTGACAGGAATCATAGAGGAGCCTGACCTGAAAAAGGACTTGTCCCGTAGAGCGAGGCTGGGGATGTCCGAAGAAGCTAGATACGCTTATGTTTCTACCAAAGAAGCATTGGAAATGGCAGGCATTACCCAAGACTATTTAGACAACAATCGAGCAGGGATTTTGTTTGGTAATGACTCGACTGCTGGGGCAGTGACAGAGGCTGTGGATACGATTCGTGCCAAGAAAGACACCATGCTTGTGGGGTCTGGATCGATCTTTCAGTCGATGAATAGTACAGTTAATATGAACCTGGCGACTATTTTTAAGTTGAGAGGAGTCAACTTTACCATCAGTGCGGCCTGCGCTTCGGGTTCGCATGCGATTGGCGTGGGGTATCACCTGATCAAGTCGGGTCTTGAGGACATGATTATTTGTGGAGGAGCTCAAGAGGTTAATTTGTACGCTTTTGGGAGTTTTGATGGCTTGGGCGTTTTTTCGATGCGCGAAGATGAACCCGCCAAGTCCTCACGACCATTTGATAAAGACCGTGATGGATTGATCACAAGTGGAGGTGCTGCGACCGTGGTGCTTGAGTCTTTGGAATCAGCACAGCGTAGAGGAGCGACGATTTTGGGAGAGGTGACGGGGTACGGCTTCTCTTCCAACGGGGATCATATCTCCAACCCAAATACGGAGGGACAGGTAGACTCCATATCGCGAGCACTCAAGATGGCCGATATTAGCGCCAAAGAAATCGACTATGTCAATGCACATGCCACCTCGACACCAAAAGGAGATATGTTTGAGGCACAGGCTATTTTTGATGTGTTTGGAGGGAAGACTCCGGTGAGCTCTACCAAATCTATGACAGGACATGAGTGCTGGATGGCAGGAGCTAGTGAGATCGTTTATTGTATGATTATGATGCGCAACGGGTTCATAGCTCCAAATATCAATTTTGAGAATCCCGATGAAGTTTCCCGAAATCTTAATATTATTGCAGAATCAAAAAATGCTAACTTAAACACAATTGCCTCTAATTCCTTTGGTTTTGGAGGGACGAATTCAACCCTTATTATTAAGAAGTATGAGTAG
- the fabG gene encoding 3-oxoacyl-ACP reductase FabG: MRKCALVTGASRGIGSAVAVTLAADLGVHVIINYASNDAAANETKRKIEENGGTAELLKFQVQNHDEVEKCLSKWLADNKESKIEILVNNAGITRDNLMVFMEEQDFDDVVQTSLKGMYNVTRHLLQHFVRNRSGRIINMASLSGLKGVPGQVNYSAAKGGMIAATKALAQEVAKRKITVNAVAPGFITSDMTQDLNEDEMKQMVPMNRFGKAQEVADLVSFLASDKAAYITGEVININGGIYS; encoded by the coding sequence TTGAGAAAGTGCGCATTAGTGACTGGTGCATCCAGAGGTATAGGTAGTGCTGTCGCAGTGACTTTGGCGGCAGACTTGGGGGTACATGTGATTATCAACTACGCCTCAAATGATGCAGCGGCCAACGAAACCAAAAGAAAGATTGAAGAGAATGGCGGGACAGCTGAACTCTTGAAGTTTCAGGTGCAGAACCACGATGAAGTGGAGAAGTGCTTGAGCAAGTGGCTTGCGGACAATAAGGAATCGAAAATCGAAATTTTGGTCAACAATGCTGGGATCACCAGAGATAATCTCATGGTGTTTATGGAAGAGCAGGATTTTGATGACGTAGTACAGACCAGTCTCAAAGGGATGTACAACGTGACAAGACATTTGTTGCAGCACTTCGTGCGAAACAGATCAGGACGTATCATCAATATGGCATCTCTGTCAGGGTTGAAAGGTGTGCCTGGGCAGGTGAACTATTCAGCAGCCAAAGGGGGTATGATTGCCGCAACCAAAGCACTGGCACAAGAGGTCGCCAAGAGAAAAATAACCGTCAATGCAGTAGCGCCAGGATTCATCACTAGCGACATGACTCAAGATCTCAATGAGGACGAGATGAAGCAAATGGTGCCGATGAATCGATTTGGCAAAGCACAAGAAGTGGCCGATTTGGTGTCGTTTTTGGCTTCAGACAAGGCAGCATACATCACAGGTGAAGTAATCAATATAAACGGAGGGATTTATTCATAG
- the hutH gene encoding histidine ammonia-lyase: MGRLTIEKIEEIFDRSGSYQMDEDQKARVEKSYLFLKDFSKDKVIYGINTGFGPMAQYRISDDKLEQLQYNLIHSHSNGAGQYIEEEYARIIMICRLNTLALGFSGVSLQYLETLERFIENDIISCIPVHGGVGASGDLVQLAHVAHTLIGHGQVYFKGEVVDTAVALESTGVEPAALMLRDGLGAINGTSCMSGIAAVNLIKAKKLIGWAIHTSSIMNELTSSYDDSFSSELNASKLHKGQQKVAGIMRDLLKDGSVLKERNAHLFNEEHIKGQEYFSEKVQEYYSLRCVPQIIGPVLETWESCKRIVEDEVNSANDNPIICTDTQNVYHGGNFHGDYIALEMDKLKIAITKLTMLMERQVNFLMNSKLNQIFPPFLNMEKLGFNFGLQGMQFTAVSTTAENQTLSNPVYVHSIPNNGDNQDIVSMGTNAAVMTQKVIDNSFEVLTILMISIAQALDLTNKIDLKSSATRSFYNFVREEVPTLKEDISLKTHQEELKKKLLNTEKDLF; this comes from the coding sequence TTGGGACGTCTTACAATTGAAAAAATAGAAGAGATATTTGATAGATCAGGAAGCTATCAAATGGACGAAGATCAAAAGGCGAGAGTTGAAAAATCGTACCTTTTTTTAAAGGACTTTTCAAAGGATAAGGTGATCTACGGGATCAATACTGGATTTGGGCCGATGGCACAATACCGCATATCCGATGACAAACTGGAGCAATTGCAGTATAATTTGATTCACAGCCATAGCAATGGCGCAGGTCAATACATCGAGGAAGAGTACGCACGAATCATCATGATTTGTCGACTCAATACGCTGGCACTTGGATTTTCTGGAGTGAGCCTTCAGTATCTAGAGACTTTGGAGCGGTTCATCGAAAACGACATAATCTCTTGCATCCCCGTACACGGTGGGGTGGGAGCCAGTGGTGATTTAGTTCAGTTGGCACACGTAGCTCATACGCTCATCGGTCATGGGCAAGTCTATTTCAAAGGAGAAGTGGTCGATACGGCAGTGGCTCTAGAGTCTACAGGGGTCGAGCCAGCAGCACTTATGCTCAGAGACGGATTGGGAGCTATCAATGGCACTTCTTGTATGTCAGGGATTGCAGCGGTCAATTTGATCAAAGCCAAAAAACTGATTGGGTGGGCGATTCATACATCGTCGATCATGAATGAACTGACCTCATCGTATGATGATTCGTTTTCTTCGGAGCTCAATGCATCCAAACTGCACAAGGGGCAGCAGAAGGTGGCTGGTATCATGCGTGATTTACTCAAGGATGGCAGTGTGTTGAAAGAAAGGAATGCGCACTTGTTCAATGAAGAACACATCAAGGGTCAGGAGTATTTTTCTGAGAAAGTACAAGAGTATTACTCTTTGCGATGCGTGCCACAGATCATAGGTCCGGTCTTGGAGACTTGGGAGAGTTGCAAAAGAATTGTGGAAGATGAGGTGAACTCTGCCAATGATAATCCTATCATTTGTACGGATACTCAAAATGTCTATCATGGAGGGAATTTTCATGGCGACTATATTGCTCTAGAGATGGACAAACTCAAAATCGCCATTACCAAATTGACTATGCTTATGGAGCGTCAGGTCAACTTCTTGATGAATTCTAAGTTGAATCAGATATTTCCTCCTTTCTTGAACATGGAGAAGCTAGGGTTCAATTTTGGGCTACAAGGGATGCAGTTTACGGCGGTATCTACGACAGCTGAAAACCAGACTTTGTCCAACCCTGTCTATGTACATAGTATCCCCAACAATGGAGACAACCAAGATATCGTGAGCATGGGGACAAATGCGGCGGTCATGACACAAAAAGTGATCGACAATTCGTTCGAAGTGTTGACGATTTTGATGATATCGATTGCTCAGGCGTTGGATTTGACCAATAAAATTGATCTAAAGTCTTCTGCGACTAGAAGTTTTTACAATTTTGTACGTGAGGAAGTTCCTACGTTGAAGGAGGATATCTCATTGAAGACTCATCAAGAGGAACTCAAGAAGAAATTATTAAATACAGAAAAGGACTTATTTTGA